A genomic segment from Bacillus rossius redtenbacheri isolate Brsri chromosome 5, Brsri_v3, whole genome shotgun sequence encodes:
- the LOC134531541 gene encoding persulfide dioxygenase ETHE1, mitochondrial isoform X8, producing the protein MLLLFLDQKSWTYTYLLADVRHREAVLIDPVLEQAERDAQSVAQLGLSLKYAINTHMHADHVTGTGRLKKLLPGCKSIISRSSGARADLHVTDGDSIQFGGHKLDVVATPGHTDGCVTYVWHDQRMAFTGDTLLVRGCGRTDFQEGNPETLYHSVHQKIFTLPDDFTLYPAHDYKDVAVPANRVCGLQ; encoded by the exons TTCTTGGACCAGAAGAGCTGGACCTACACGTACCTGCTGGCAGATGTGCGGCACAGAGAGGCTGTGCTGATCGACCCGGTACTGGAGCAGGCAGAGAGGGACGCGCAGAGCGTTGCCCAGCTGGGTCTGAGCCTCAAGTACGCCA TCAACACCCACATGCATGCTGACCACGTGACGGGCACGGGCAGGCTCAAGAAGCTACTGCCAGGCTGCAAGAGCATCATCTCGCGGTCCAGCGGGGCACGAGCTGACCTTCACGTCACCGATGGAGACAGCATACAGTTCGGAGGACACAAGCTGGACGTTGTGGCCACTCCCGGGCACACCGATG GTTGTGTGACATACGTCTGGCATGACCAAAGAATGGCTTTTACGGGTGACACACTTCTGGTACGAGGTTGTGGTCGCACTGATTTCCAAGAAGGCAACCCCGAAACACTATATCATTCTGTCCACCAGAAAATATTCACCCTGCCTGATGATTTTACTCTTTATCCGGCTCATGACTACAAAG